The genomic window CCGCGCCTGTGATTTCGGAAACACTTGAACCAAATAACGCAGTAAGTAATTAACAATATTTGTACAAGTCTGTAGAATACAATGGTTATATCCTACTACACAGACTGCCACTCAAACGTGCTATGAAGAGCCAGACAGATCATTCGATCCAAAAAAGACAACTTCGGACCCACAATGTTCTGAATGCAAGATAAACTACAGGGACCCCGGCACAAAGGATCTCATCATGTACTTGCATGCTTGGAAATACAGGGTTCGTTGTAAACACTGCCTTTTTAGGGCTtcgttttaaattaaaacttttttacAGGGTGTTGGCTGGGAGTACGAAACAGAACTGCCGGACTGGGCTTGTAGTTCGAGTATTGATTACGATCAATTGTAAATGGAATATGACGCTTcagtaaaaagtttttacaGAGTAtacaaaaactgttttttcaTCTTATAACTCTACGTTCTCAATGTTTTTTGGAagtattgatttatttgtcGTATTCtaaattgaatgtttaaaatgaaagaggttttgctatttttgttaTGTTTGCCAGCCGTATCGATTGGACAGCTGCGAAACAATTCAGTCGAAGATATTGATCCCAAATTACTGAACCAATATCAAAAGCAAGGAGATGTCCTTGTCGAGTACTATCTATCATCGTGCAGCGGATGTCCTAGGATGCCAACTATCCTGGATGAAACTCTTGAAGAACTTCATCTGACCACTCTGCGCGCAGTGGTTTCAATTGACTGTAGGAAATATTTCAAACATTGCATAAGAAGACAAATTAATCAATATCCGCAATGGCTTTGGATTGAAAAAAGTGGTGGGATAAGAGTAATTAATAACTTTGAAAACCAACTTGAATTATTAACTAAATACATAATATCAAATgataattcaaaatataatagTTTTCCAATGCAAGTAAGCGAAAGTCGCTGTATAGCTGGCAAGGTTTTTAAGCTAAgtttaaataacttttacTCCTATATGAACAATGGAACCTTCTTCGTTAAATTTTATGCATCGGATTGTGTGTCATGTATCTTTTTTTATGCAATTTGGAAAGAACTTGCTTCAGAATTGATAAATGAAACAAACGTTTGCATTGCGGAATATGACTGCACAAGTGGAATGGAAATTTGTGAGAACTTGCAAATTACGCGGGTTCCTTCCCTTATTTGGTTTGCAAACGGAACAAATGTGGAAAAGTACTATGGAAGTCGGAATAAAAAAGATATAAAAAGTTTCGTTTCCAATATGATCACTGCAAAAAAATCATCTGCTCGCCAAAGTACATTTTTAAGTTTGCTTATATTATTGATGCTACATATTCGCAGTGCACAAATGTTTgatggaaatatatttaatttaaatgaatgaattttaAGAATTTggagttttaaataaaagttggcGGGAAGGGAATCCCCCCAATTCTGTCGATTACTTGGTACTTATCGATAACCAACGGCTCGGAAAGTGTGTCATCTCTACCGGACATCTGgcgcaaataaaatacaaatccCGAATAATTGCAGCGAAATAATGATACACGATTTGTTAATTGCTTGCCGGAGCCATAATCCGGAGAAGCTAGGAATAAAAGCATTCAATGTAAGCAAAACGATCCCAACAAATAACTTTTAAGCCTGTACACGCCAACTTTCTAGGACACCACAGTCATTGACCAGTTCATACATCCTTCCGAGAGGGAGATATTTATGGGCATTTTGAGAATGATTAAAGTTTACCAAGAAGTTGAGCAGTTTACCCATTCAATGGGAACGCAGACGAATACACTTGGCGAACTTCCGGGTATAAATGGCAACATGCATAtgtttaaatagattttaaatagttttaccGCAGATCTTTCGCGGGGTTACTACTTGCTCAATTTGGCGAAGGGCATTGAAGTAGCTCTGGAGGATTACTATGCAGAGATCACTCGTCTGGAGAAGTATTGCTTTGGAAACCAGCGCACCTCGCTCGCACATGTCCACGATGCCCTGCAAGTCAAGTTGCCTCTGCTGGTGTTCCTGCGGAACCTCATCATGGAGATTCAGGTGCTAGAGTTGCGAGGATGCATCTTGCTCCATAACCTTAATCAGCAGTCCCAGAACGGCGATTACCAGCTGGAACAAGCTATGAAGAAGCAAGTTTATCAACAACTCAAAAAGCCTTATTTCTCTAATCCAAATACTCTCCATTATGCAGAATTATAAAGCCTGTAAAGAGAGCGTTTTTCTCCAGCCTGGCTCACTGGCTGTTGTTTGGGGTGATCGACGATGTGCACTCGGAATTCTTCATTAAATTCACAACAACGGATGCGGTTGATGGTAGCTTGTTAAGCAAGTCGGCCAGTAGCTCACTAATGGTAGGAACGTTACAAATGATTATCATATCCGTATGCTATAAATAGCACTTTTGTTGCCAGAGCGCAGAGAAAAACCCCGAGGACTACATTTGGCAATACGAGGTGAATTTGGAACAGTTGCCAGGATTTCTGTCCGTCGTTTTGGCTGAAAAAGTTCTGTTTGTGGGACAAACAGTGCTGGTCTTCAAAATGCGGCGCAACGTAAAAGTAAAGAACAAAACCGACCAACTGGCAGTAAAACTGGCTGAGTTGAATCGTGATGACATCTATCAGCTGTGGAACGGCAGGGAGTCCGAGTTCTTTCAAATGGTCATTGATCTGTGCAACGAGGACACAATCAATGTGTTCCGCGTCGAAAATGTTATTAACGATATCAAGAATTACGTTAGCACCCGCTTGTCGGAGATCGCTGTGAATGAAGTGGATCTGGAGCGGCAAATGGCACTGATAAAGGACTTCTTTTTGTTGGGCAGGGGAGAGTTCTACTTGGAGTTCTGCTCCCAAATGATCGGTAACATGGAAACATATCGCGAAGAGCGTTTTAAAAACGTCACTAGATCATTCGAGGTATAATTTAACCATGATATTCTTTAATATCTTATATGTCATTCTTTATGTTACACTCAGATTGCAGCTACTCTCACGGGAATCTCAGATGACTTGGACAAGTTTTCACTTAGCTGCCAAAGAACCTCTGGTGAACCAGATGAAAATTCCGACTTTCATTTTCTGCAAGGCCTCAGCCTGAAGTACGAGTATGAGTGGCCATTGAATCTCTTGTTCTCCCCAAAAACCATTGAGCGGTACAACAAGATATTCAGATTTTTACTGATTATTCGAACTTTCCAATACGAAATACAAAGGGTCTGGGCCAAGCAGACTTGGAAGGCAAAGTGTATGGATGTGCCTTTAAATAGTAAAATCATAAGTCTTCGCAACTATCTTATGTTCTTTCTAAACAACATGCAGTACTACATTCAAGTAGATGTGCTTGAAAGTGAGTTCGTGTACGAGTTACTAAATTGCTCAAAAATAACTCGCATTTTGTTGCAGGTCAATTTGGAATTTTGTTGAATGTGATCAAAAACAAGACTGATTTCGAGGAAATACAAAGGGCTCACACTGTTTTTCTGGCAAATGTTCTTTCTCATTGCTTTCTGCTTACCGACTCGGAGACCCAACTGAATGTCACTGGGTGCCAAAACCGAAATCCCATTTATGGAACCCTTCTTAAACTCTTTAGCATATGTGAGGAGTTTGCGCGCATGACCCAAACGAGAGAACCGCCGGATGACTTAGAAGCTGAAATCGACCGACTTAATGAAAGGTATGTGCCTACACTTTTGTTAAGCGAGTGATAAATTATGTCAATCGTTAATTTACTTTATCAATTATCGTGGGTAATAGTaataactttgtttttttttatagttttggTGTTCAAATTGCGAGCCTTATCCAACTATTAGTCGATGTAAAATCAGCATCTTGCTTGGGTCCGCTTTCTCAACTGCTATTGCGATTGGATTTTAATCATTGGTTCAGTGCCAGTCATAACACATCCGCctgaataaaatgtttttgcctACAGTTGTAGCCGCTTAATATCTTCTATACGAAAGTCGTTTCTGAAAATCAATCGTGCgattaataaaacaagaaaatgttatttttaaattatgtacTTCTCACTCTTACCTCAACGTTAAGAATGTGCGAACTTCGTTAGGTGTTAGATGCCAAGATGACATCTCCTTGTTATTCTCGGGATTCCAATACTCTGCAAGCTCCGAAATCTTGTCCAGATTGAGAAGGGTAGCAATTTGGGAAATACGTGTCATCTTATCTCTGACCGACCAAGATGTGGCTCCAGTTAGGTAACTGCCCAAGGCACGAACTTCCTGATCCAGTACCAGTCCGCCGAGCTTTTGAATAGAACAAAACCTATTATTATTCCACAAGGTAAAATTTGCTGCTTAGATACATACTCTGTTAAAGCTGATCTTTTTAATAGCCCGTTCCAATTGAATAGTCACTTCGGTCGCCAAAATGCTAACGAGGGCATCATAGTTGCGCGGACTCAATGAGTTCTTAAAAGAGTTGAGGAGTCCATCCAATTGCACTATGAAAAACTGGACGAACGTCTCTCCAGCTTCGTAAGCAGCAAGTTCCTCCTAGATCAATAGATTGCATTGAGTTTTCATTTAGATTCCCGAGGCCTACCTCTTACCTCATTCAAATTGTGACTGTAGTTCAGGAACTGATTGATCCAGGGATTAAGGCGTGGCTTTATAACACTGGATCGCAGCTGCTGCATTCCAAAATCAACCGTAGCTTTCAGCGCATCCCGTACAGCTTTAAGTTCCGTGAGGCAGCTGTCCAGCAATTGACGCTCCACCGGCGTCGTTTGTGGAAATGTACCAGCAATTTCCTGTTCCATCGTCTGACACAGTGTCTCGATATACTCTGTCGATATGTCGGCATTGTTTAGCTGCACAAGAAAGTTGGCTCGACCTCGATCGGCATCGCTGGAATGTAGTTTTCCCTGCTGCAGGGTCGTTTGGATAGCATTATACGCCTGAGCCAAGTCGATGTAGCCCGATGGGTAGCCGGTTTTCAAGGGCGCCTTAAGTGCGCTCACAAAATCACCATCCAGGCAGGCAGCCACGTTGTTGATCACAGCACAGGTTCCGTTTATCGACTGGGTTGTCAAGGCCCTTCGAATAGATTTGCGAAGAATGAAGAATATATCGTCTACCATGGATGAACACTGCTGTCCAGACTCATATGTGTCCAAGCCAATGGCCTTGAGAACGCTCTCCTCCATGAAATATCTACAAATATATTACCGATCAGTTAAACAGTTTAACATAATTCCCACAATATTTACCTTTCAAGGAGCAAATAGGTACTCAAGATCTCTTGCATTTGGCGGCGCAGATCGGAGTTCTTCATGATCTTCTCATAGCGTTCCATTATATCCAACTGCTCCTTTTCTGGTACACACGTCTCCACATGAACCTGCAATACTTATAGTTATAGCAAACCTTACTTTCATAAGAGCATTTTCGCCTTGCCTGTAAGCGTCTTCGCATAAATCGGAAGTACAACTCGACCCTGGCGTGCATGACGGTTATTTCAGCAATAATGGCATCGATTTCCTTGGGATTTAGCTTGTCCACCGAGCCGCCAGAGGGTTTCCTATAATGACCCAGGGACTGGATACTGTTGCTCCCGAGAGTTCCGCCACCGGCCGACCGCTGAGTGGATTCATTAACTTGCTTGCTGCGGTACTGGATCTGCCGGTTCTTGTTGAACTCCATTAGAAGATTCTTAACCTCCGTATCGCATTCGTGCTGCAGAATGGCCACCATATCGATCAGCGACGATGAACTGCAGGAGAGAcacatattttaaaagattCTGTGTTGTCATGACTAAGCTACCTACGCTTGTCCGTAGAATGCTTCGATTATCGGCTGATTGACTTCCACCACTCTTGCGAAGTTCTCCAGAATAGCAGTCAGTCGATCTGCGTAGGCCAATTGCAGGCGTGATTCCGCCTTGGCAATGTCCTGGGCGTTTCTTAGTTCCTTTTGAGCCTTGTTTGCCAGCTTCTGACAAATGTAAAGCGAGAACTTTTCGATCCCGGTGCGATGGCAACCAACTAGAGGAAAGATTTTGAAGAATCTCTCCACAGAGGCCAGGTCATCGGCTTTGACCGCCTCATCGAAGCGCTTGGCAATCAGGACACGGGTCTTCTCGGTGGCATCCTCCAGCGTCTTCACCGCATCGCTAACCGACGTTATGGATCCCTGAACGTCGTCGGCGGTACGCCGCAGCAGTTGCTGATCCATCGCCAGGAAGCGGGCGATGTGGGTGGCGCTCTTCTCGTAGTCCTCCTCGCCGATGGCCTTCACCACGCCCTGGCTGCACAGGTGCAGGTCGATCAGATCGTGCACCCGCTGCTGGCACTCGGAGGCTCGGCACCTAGCCAAATCCAACCGGCGCACCTTGGCGCTCACCGATTCGGCCAACTGGGCGGTGTTTACAATCTGGTCGTTCAGCTTGTTGGAATCGCTGTCCACCGTGTGCAGTAGGCTGAGGGATCTCCCAATGCCACTCATTCTGGCCTCAATCTGACATTGTTTGGCCAGCAGCGACTCCAGTCTCTCGTTAACTTTTGCCTAAAACGATGGAAACACGTTAGACTTAAGCGAAGGTTTATTGACTTGGCACTCCACCTCTTCGTCGGCGATCCGCTGCAGGGTTTCGTCCACCTCCTCATTTGTGCCGATGTCTAGGGCACCCATCTGTTCAAGAACACTCATCCTGCTGCCGTCGGTCCGGATTCCCGGATCTTCTATATTTATTGATCGTATTTTCCAATTGGATAAATGATCGGATACGTGGaatgaaaaatttgttttgctttgaaATAGCGATGGCAGTTTGCGGTTCTGGCCTGAATGTATCGGAATGTGGTATATCGATAGCTGAAATGCTGGCAACGCTGCttaaatgttgttttattaacaataaattactttaaaagGATAAATTCTCAAATCCAgctgaaataatttatttttcaaacaaaaagaatttttGTTCTTAAGTAAAatacaatatttcaaaagcGCCAAACCAAAAGTAGCAGTTACAGAAAATACGGGCACCCTCGATTTCCTGAACAGCTGATGCTGAATTCAAAGCTTAACAAAATTATTGATTTGCAATTAAAGTAGAATTAGCTTTAGCGTAGCATTCCGATAGATAAGCGTAGGCCTAGTCATGGATTTCACGGGCTTTGAAGTGCGCAAGGCAAGCTGATCACCCCATGAATCTCAAGTGAAGTCCTCGTTATCCTAGTTATCCCTAATCCTTTCCAGTGCCCACCGACTGTCATGTACATTCCGAACTTCATCACTtccgaggaggagcagcgcaTCCTCAGCCACATCGAGCGGACACCGAAGCCTCGATGGACGCAGCTGCTGAACCGCCGGCTGGTCAACTACGGCGGTGTGCCGCATCCCAATGGAATGATTGCCGAGGAGATTCCCGAGTGGCTGCAGACCTATGTGGACAAGGTGAACAACCTGGGTGTGTTTGAGTCGCAGAACGCCAACCATGTTTTGGTCAACGAGTATCTGCCGGGTCAGGGAATTCTGCCGCACACAGATGGACCACTATTCCACCCCATCATCTCCACCATTTCGACGGGCGCCCACACCGTGCTGGAGTTTGCCAAGCGTGAGGACACCACTGCTTCTGGGGAAGCAGAAGCTGGTGAAGATCAGCCGCCCCAGTTGCCCCGTGAAGTGCGCTTCAAGCTGCTCCTAGAACCGCGCAGTCTGCTCATCCTTAAGGACACGCTGTACAGCGACTATCTGCACGCCATCTCCGAGACCAACGAGGATGTGCTCTGCGACCGCATCTGCAACTATGATCTGTGCGAGAACACCTACAAGATCGGGGATCACCTAGTACGTCGATCCCCGCGCATCTCCCTCACCATCCGCAACGTGCCCAAGACCAGCAAGATGAAGCTTAAGTTCTGCTAGGTTCATTCCGCCATTAAGTGTTGTTTGGCATTAGAGATTACAGATTACACAGATGTTGACTAGCCGCACGTTAAACGAACCCACTGAAGAGATCCCTGGGATCCAAGAACTATGATAATCCGCAACTCAAATCTTCCGCTAGATGTTTAAGCACTTCGCACTAGCAGCACACTTGTTCGCAAGCAAATCCATGTTGGCCCACACAAAAGTGCTTTATTTATACCGCTAGCattgtgtacatatatataaatgtttgtaTTACGTATTACGGAGCAATAAGTTGGCCTGATCGGCGGCCAGGCTCGAGCTGCATCCTCAGATTCCACCTGTCCGCCGGCGACCTTTAGATTTAGTTGTGCGAGCAATTAATGGAGGCAATCCGTGGCCTAGATTTGTGAAATATGTGGTTAACTTTGTATGTGGGTATGCGCACCAACTGATTTTGGTTATGATTGGTCCAAAACTGTGCAGATTATACAGAATTTATGCAAGATCTCTATGATTAAAAATGTTCCTTACGTTAACTACTAAGCAAATCAATTGTAACCAAAGCAAATCATAATGATGATCAGTTGACGAGGTACCCCTTATATGTATGTTGATTGGAGCATCCAGCACAATGGCTGCACACTCGTGTGCTCCATGCTCCGGCCTCCCGTGTCCAAGTGTATTTTTGTAACCGTTTTTTCCACCGCGCACCGCAAAAAAGAGCGAAGAGTTGCCAATAAACGTTTTTGTCCACCTACTCATCCTTTAAACTCTTTAATCCACTAGGCCTCCGCATCCTGCCACTCCAGCCGGAACTCGCGCTCAAAGACCAGGCGGTCGTACAGACGCACTTCGCTGATCCTCGCCGAGATGTCCAGCCGCAGTTCGCTGACCGCCAGGTGGAAATTCTGACGCACCGTTCGCTGTTTGTCCGGTGTCAATTGATTGAGAGGTTTGCGGAAGATGCTGATGATGCGCTGCAGATGGTACTCCACGCTGGCACAGCGACCGATGCAAACCCACAGGTTCTCCGGATCGTGGATGTTACCCGGGAAGCGGGTGCGCTGATCGAAGGGCGCCTTGCCGGACAGCAGAGCTCTCACCTCGGCGACGATCTCCTGGTGCGTCCTCAGATCGCGGGTGCTGAGGGTGGTGAACTCATACTTGTCGCAGAAGTACATGAGCTCGGAGATGGCCACCCACGACTGGGAGCAGAGTGTGGCATGGTGATTCGACCAGTTGGTGTAGCCAGCTGGACTGGATGACTTGGTGGCCACGGCAGCGGTTGTCGAGGAACTTGCATTGGGAGTCGGAGAAGTGCTCGGTGGACTGCCTGTCTTGGGTTTGGGCGTATCCGAACCGTTTATGATGGACCTTCTCTCTGtgcgctgcagttgctccatTTCCCGCTCGTGCTCCTTGGCCCTCAAATAGGCCTCCTTcttctgctgcagctcctgcagcTTGGTCATCTTCGGTGGCGACAAGGACTTTGTGAAGATCGAGGGCGacggcggcggaggagcagccGGCTCGCCGTCTGTGTGAGCAATTTGAGAGCCGTTTGTGTCCAGCGATGCACTGCGTCCGTATTTGGCCCGGTAGCGCTCCAGCGTGTCCAGCGAGAAGCTGAGCTCCTTCTTGATGGCCTTCTGCATGGTTCTGGTTTTCTGGCTTTATGTAATCACCTTGGGTGCTTCGATGCTCCGAATTGCACGCGTTCCCTTCGAGAATTTACAGGCGAATGCGAGCACACATTCCGCATAAAGAGAGACCGAtctctttatttttatcttttatcaATCGGCGGCGAGCCATGTGCACTTTATTTCGGTCTCTGCCAATACATTTTGATCGCATTCGCATACGAATGCGTACGGATGCGTTTGGATTTGAAGCACCATTTGAAAAAGATTCACAGATGCACATACTCGCGGATACTCAAATGCCGAACGCACAGTTTGGGGAACGCTCATGACGAAATGACCGAAATTTTTGATGGGTTCAATTCAGATCAAGGTTGGGATAAGGAACTTAACTTTCCTATTATGTTAACTCATAAGGTATCTCGTCTATTAGGTACTTCTATCCAATAATGAATGCTCAATAACCACCTTTCAAGTACAAAGTTGACATCTTTTATTTCGTAtattattcaaataatattatttgcaAATGGCACACATATGTTTGTGAGTTTTCGCTTTAAGTACAAACATTTTACTGATCGTTACAAATGGTTTCGTGTGTGCTGTGAATCATATTTGAAGAAATGCACAAAGTACATTTAATACTTTTCGTTATCTTGTCGGCCAGCTCAACCGGCGGAGGTGGTCCTCTCACATGgatgttaaataaatatcgcCTTAACGCATACGTAAtagaaaaatttacaaaattacaaTCGTGTCGTCGATCAAATACACAGAACAGATAAACAGATAGCACTAACTAGAAGACGTTTTAAAAACTACAAAGCGGATGTTTGGCGGAAGGCACGGTATACACAGAGTCGTCTTGTCCTTGGTGGGACAATTGGGTCACAAGTAGAAAAGGGGGCTGACGAGCCCCATCTTAAAACTAGGTTCCATAATTTACAGTACAAATGGGTGGAGTTAGCACCGCCTAAATGCAATACGCCGCCGGCACCTCGAAGATGATGTTGCCCTCTTTATGATGGAAGTTGGGTACCTCCACATTGGACGCCGCCTCCACGGTAATGGTGCGAGCCTTGTCCTCCAGGCGGCAGGCAATATTGCTGCTCACATTTACACGCAACTCGGTTCCGGTGAGGCTGGAAAGGCATCGATATTAATATATGCTGATTAGACTAAATGGGGTTACACTTACTCATGGTATTTCTTGCAGACAATTCCAACCAGCTCGCCTATGCGATCTTCCTTGAGGGGCGTGTACTCGCCCTGCAGGGAAAACACCAAGTCCTTGTTTTTGGGCGAGTGGAAGACGATCAGTTGATCCCGACCGGGTGAGACGCTAATGGACGTCAACTGTAAGCGGAGTCAAGACAAAGAATTAATAACAAATGGACAGATTTAAATCACATTTAAGTAAATGCATTTCTAGTTCTGAATTGCATTAACATAACTAAAACCGAATTTTACTCACCTCCCTAATTTTAATGTTGCGATCCATGTCCTTGAATTTCTTCTTAATGCCTTCCAGTTTGTAGATGGTCGAATCGGAAACGATGAAGGCGCGATCAGACTGCTTGTTGCGATGGTTAAACTTCTTGGCGAATGAGGAGAAGAGCACTTGGCGGAAGGTCTCCCCGTTGGCGAGGTGGTTCTTAATGTTCCTTATGCTCGCATTGTAGGCATCATAGCCGCTGTTGTCCTGCGAGTTGGCCAGGTAATCGCCCAGCCAGCGGCGCGCTTGACCCCAATAGGGTCGTCTTCCGGCCAGCGCTGTGGCGGCAATAATCTGCAGACGCAACTGCGGCCACTCGCTGCGAGGATATTTGTGCAGGATCATGTAAGCTCGCCAGAAATCGAAAATACGGTGCAGCTTAGCCTCCGCCTTGCGTCCGGCGAGCGGCGGCTGTGGCCACTGGATGCTCTTGCCGTAGTCCCGCATCTGCTTGGCTTTCCGGAAGCGGTTGGCCAGCTCCTGGACGTAACTGCGCAGCTTGTAGGTCTTATAGGCGCGCATAATCGTAATGGCCGCCTTCATCTTTTTGAAGTTTCGCCTCACAATCCATCCGCGCACTCGCTTCTGGAGCAGCGTCACAATGTGTGGGATCATCTCGTTCCTCTGCTGCTCCAGGGCAAATAGGGTGCGTGGCGAGCGTATAAATATCTTTGTGTGGCCGTACTTTACGTCCTGGGCGAACTTCTTCTCCTCGATCAGCACACGGACACCGTCGCGATCGCTTCCCGCGCGGAAATTGGGCCAAGTGTACTGCGAGATCATCTTGTAGCGCAGCAGGAACTTATCATAGCGCTGGCGATGAACGAATCCGGCCCGACGGACGCGTAAGTTCTCCAATAGGCCGAGGTATCGCACCTGGTGCTCCACGCGCTCCTCATCGAAAACAGTGGAGCTCTTAAGGTCGTTGGGCTTGATGCAGCGCACATAGAAGGGCTCCTTTTTCAGCAGAGTAACCACCAGATCAGCCATCGATCTCTGGAACAGAGTGCCGGCTGTCAGTGGCCTCTTGGTGGTTTTCTTGATATCCTGTGCTCCCTCGGGCCACATCTCGCTCAGGTTGGCGTCCTTGGAGTTGTGCAGCAGGCGCTTAAAGTCCTGGTACAGCGTATCCTTGTTCTTCTCGATGAATCCATTGATGTTGTAGATGACATCGCCGGCGTAGTGAGTGATGCGGAAATCCTCGCGATGCTTGAGCTCCTTGTCGGTGGGCTTCAGCTGGCGACTGGTGTAGTGGGGATGCTTGCTCAGGTTCTTGTCCATG from Drosophila yakuba strain Tai18E2 chromosome 2L, Prin_Dyak_Tai18E2_2.1, whole genome shotgun sequence includes these protein-coding regions:
- the LOC6527139 gene encoding gamma-tubulin complex component 4 homolog, encoding MIHDLLIACRSHNPEKLGIKAFNDTTVIDQFIHPSEREIFMGILRMIKVYQEVEQFTHSMGTQTNTLGELPDLSRGYYLLNLAKGIEVALEDYYAEITRLEKYCFGNQRTSLAHVHDALQVKLPLLVFLRNLIMEIQVLELRGCILLHNLNQQSQNGDYQLEQAMKKIIKPVKRAFFSSLAHWLLFGVIDDVHSEFFIKFTTTDAVDGSLLSKSASSSLMSAEKNPEDYIWQYEVNLEQLPGFLSVVLAEKVLFVGQTVLVFKMRRNVKVKNKTDQLAVKLAELNRDDIYQLWNGRESEFFQMVIDLCNEDTINVFRVENVINDIKNYVSTRLSEIAVNEVDLERQMALIKDFFLLGRGEFYLEFCSQMIGNMETYREERFKNVTRSFEIAATLTGISDDLDKFSLSCQRTSGEPDENSDFHFLQGLSLKYEYEWPLNLLFSPKTIERYNKIFRFLLIIRTFQYEIQRVWAKQTWKAKCMDVPLNSKIISLRNYLMFFLNNMQYYIQVDVLESQFGILLNVIKNKTDFEEIQRAHTVFLANVLSHCFLLTDSETQLNVTGCQNRNPIYGTLLKLFSICEEFARMTQTREPPDDLEAEIDRLNESFGVQIASLIQLLVDVKSASCLGPLSQLLLRLDFNHWFSASHNTSA
- the LOC6527140 gene encoding conserved oligomeric Golgi complex subunit 4, whose amino-acid sequence is MSVLEQMGALDIGTNEEVDETLQRIADEEAKVNERLESLLAKQCQIEARMSGIGRSLSLLHTVDSDSNKLNDQIVNTAQLAESVSAKVRRLDLARCRASECQQRVHDLIDLHLCSQGVVKAIGEEDYEKSATHIARFLAMDQQLLRRTADDVQGSITSVSDAVKTLEDATEKTRVLIAKRFDEAVKADDLASVERFFKIFPLVGCHRTGIEKFSLYICQKLANKAQKELRNAQDIAKAESRLQLAYADRLTAILENFARVVEVNQPIIEAFYGQASSSLIDMVAILQHECDTEVKNLLMEFNKNRQIQYRSKQVNESTQRSAGGGTLGSNSIQSLGHYRKPSGGSVDKLNPKEIDAIIAEITVMHARVELYFRFMRRRLQVHVETCVPEKEQLDIMERYEKIMKNSDLRRQMQEILSTYLLLERYFMEESVLKAIGLDTYESGQQCSSMVDDIFFILRKSIRRALTTQSINGTCAVINNVAACLDGDFVSALKAPLKTGYPSGYIDLAQAYNAIQTTLQQGKLHSSDADRGRANFLVQLNNADISTEYIETLCQTMEQEIAGTFPQTTPVERQLLDSCLTELKAVRDALKATVDFGMQQLRSSVIKPRLNPWINQFLNYSHNLNEEELAAYEAGETFVQFFIVQLDGLLNSFKNSLSPRNYDALVSILATEVTIQLERAIKKISFNRLGGLVLDQEVRALGSYLTGATSWSVRDKMTRISQIATLLNLDKISELAEYWNPENNKEMSSWHLTPNEVRTFLTLRNDFRIEDIKRLQL
- the LOC6527141 gene encoding alpha-ketoglutarate-dependent dioxygenase alkB homolog 6, which encodes MDFTGFEVRKCPPTVMYIPNFITSEEEQRILSHIERTPKPRWTQLLNRRLVNYGGVPHPNGMIAEEIPEWLQTYVDKVNNLGVFESQNANHVLVNEYLPGQGILPHTDGPLFHPIISTISTGAHTVLEFAKREDTTASGEAEAGEDQPPQLPREVRFKLLLEPRSLLILKDTLYSDYLHAISETNEDVLCDRICNYDLCENTYKIGDHLVRRSPRISLTIRNVPKTSKMKLKFC
- the LOC6527142 gene encoding uncharacterized protein LOC6527142, translated to MQKAIKKELSFSLDTLERYRAKYGRSASLDTNGSQIAHTDGEPAAPPPPSPSIFTKSLSPPKMTKLQELQQKKEAYLRAKEHEREMEQLQRTERRSIINGSDTPKPKTGSPPSTSPTPNASSSTTAAVATKSSSPAGYTNWSNHHATLCSQSWVAISELMYFCDKYEFTTLSTRDLRTHQEIVAEVRALLSGKAPFDQRTRFPGNIHDPENLWVCIGRCASVEYHLQRIISIFRKPLNQLTPDKQRTVRQNFHLAVSELRLDISARISEVRLYDRLVFEREFRLEWQDAEA
- the LOC6527143 gene encoding unconventional myosin ID, whose product is MAMQREAGVQDFVLLDQVSMEKFMDNLRKRFQNGSIYTYIGEVCVSMNPYRQMNIYGPETIRKYKGRELFENAPHVFAIADSAYRVLKQRQQDTCILISGESGAGKTEASKIIMKYIAAVTNTQGQNEIERVKNVLIQSNAILETFGNAKTNRNDNSSRFGKYMDIEFDYKADPVGGIITNYLLEKSRVVQQQPGERNFHSFYQLLRGANDNELRQYELQKETGKYHYLNQGSMDILTEKSDYKGTCNAFKTLGFSTDEVQTIWRTIAAVLHLGNVEFQTIEDDLVISNKQHLKSTAKLLQVTESELATALTTRVIAAGGNVMQKDHNATQAEYGKDALAKAIYDRLFTWIISRINRAILFRGSKTQARFNSVIGVLDIYGFEIFDCNSFEQFCINYCNEKLQQLFIELVLKQEQEEYQREGIEWTNIEYFNNKIICDLVEQPHKGIIAIMDEACLSVGKVTDDTLLGAMDKNLSKHPHYTSRQLKPTDKELKHREDFRITHYAGDVIYNINGFIEKNKDTLYQDFKRLLHNSKDANLSEMWPEGAQDIKKTTKRPLTAGTLFQRSMADLVVTLLKKEPFYVRCIKPNDLKSSTVFDEERVEHQVRYLGLLENLRVRRAGFVHRQRYDKFLLRYKMISQYTWPNFRAGSDRDGVRVLIEEKKFAQDVKYGHTKIFIRSPRTLFALEQQRNEMIPHIVTLLQKRVRGWIVRRNFKKMKAAITIMRAYKTYKLRSYVQELANRFRKAKQMRDYGKSIQWPQPPLAGRKAEAKLHRIFDFWRAYMILHKYPRSEWPQLRLQIIAATALAGRRPYWGQARRWLGDYLANSQDNSGYDAYNASIRNIKNHLANGETFRQVLFSSFAKKFNHRNKQSDRAFIVSDSTIYKLEGIKKKFKDMDRNIKIRELTSISVSPGRDQLIVFHSPKNKDLVFSLQGEYTPLKEDRIGELVGIVCKKYHDLTGTELRVNVSSNIACRLEDKARTITVEAASNVEVPNFHHKEGNIIFEVPAAYCI